One part of the Halopenitus persicus genome encodes these proteins:
- a CDS encoding DHH family phosphoesterase: MVQATAGEEWIADAELFVRENPELAVATAIALVVVLGSVYAFVRLRRARGVTFRRLIADAGEIAVLMHPNPDPDAMAAAIGVVELADQVNVDATIQYPGQIRHQENRAFRTVLDLELDRIDHVTDLAAESVVLVDHNEARGFGGADGVLPLAVVDHHPGDGAGEEFTDVRTDYGATASIVAEYFEDNDAAPVPPDMHASETDGSYTLPTSAATGLLYGILADTNHLTVGASEADFAAASYLYPGVDQDRLDRIANPAVDAEVLEVKARAIAGRQVEGSFAVADVGSVNNVDAIPQAADELIQLEGVTAVVIVGERDGTIHLSGRSRDDRVHMGKAIEEALTDVPNGDGGGHARMGGGRITPDIDPTDDSIEEAVDRDDLSDGLFRAMAGDV, from the coding sequence ATGGTCCAGGCCACGGCGGGCGAGGAGTGGATCGCCGACGCGGAGCTGTTCGTCCGTGAGAACCCCGAGCTAGCGGTCGCAACGGCGATCGCGTTGGTGGTCGTGCTCGGGAGCGTCTACGCGTTCGTCCGTCTGCGCCGGGCCCGCGGCGTCACGTTCCGGCGGCTGATCGCCGACGCCGGGGAGATCGCGGTGTTGATGCATCCGAACCCGGATCCCGACGCGATGGCCGCCGCGATCGGCGTCGTCGAGCTGGCCGATCAGGTCAACGTCGACGCGACGATCCAGTATCCGGGCCAGATCCGCCACCAGGAGAACCGGGCGTTCCGGACGGTCCTCGACCTGGAGCTGGACCGGATCGACCACGTCACGGATCTCGCCGCCGAGTCGGTCGTCCTGGTCGACCACAACGAGGCCCGCGGATTCGGCGGCGCGGACGGCGTCCTGCCGCTCGCGGTGGTCGACCATCATCCCGGCGACGGAGCGGGCGAGGAGTTCACCGACGTTCGGACCGACTACGGTGCGACCGCGTCGATCGTCGCCGAGTACTTCGAGGACAACGACGCGGCTCCGGTGCCGCCCGACATGCACGCGAGCGAAACCGACGGAAGCTACACCCTGCCAACCAGTGCGGCGACGGGACTGTTGTACGGGATCCTCGCCGACACCAACCACCTCACAGTCGGCGCGAGCGAGGCCGACTTCGCCGCAGCGAGCTATCTCTATCCCGGGGTCGACCAGGATCGGCTCGACCGGATCGCGAACCCGGCGGTCGACGCCGAGGTCCTCGAGGTGAAGGCACGGGCGATCGCGGGCCGACAGGTCGAGGGATCGTTTGCCGTCGCCGACGTGGGATCAGTTAACAACGTCGACGCGATCCCGCAGGCGGCCGACGAGCTGATCCAGCTGGAGGGCGTCACGGCCGTCGTGATCGTCGGCGAGCGGGACGGGACGATCCACCTCTCGGGACGGTCGCGAGACGACCGGGTCCATATGGGGAAGGCGATCGAGGAGGCGCTCACGGACGTTCCGAACGGCGACGGCGGCGGTCACGCGCGGATGGGCGGGGGGCGAATCACGCCCGACATCGATCCGACGGACGATTCGATCGAGGAGGCCGTCGACCGCGACGACCTCTCGGACGGGCTGTTCCGGGCGATGGCCGGGGACGTGTGA
- a CDS encoding SDR family oxidoreductase, with amino-acid sequence MRVAIVGCGYVGLELGRGLVANGHDVWGVRRSEAGASAVEAAGLVPVRADVTDPDSLSALPDADAVVFAASSGGRDAAAARAVYVEGLENVIAEYGSRETVPDRLVYTSSTGVYGDHDGDWVDETTPLDPQTEKTSVLAAAERVALEASAEAGIDGTVTRFSGLYGPDRYRLERYLEGPVTEGYLNMVHRDDAAGAIRHLLETGRAREEVVLVTDDEPVAKHAFADWLADECGVDRPPKRLKADRLSDPDLSERAERRIRTSKRCSNDHLQELGYELEYPTYREGYRAAIETYRTGN; translated from the coding sequence AACGGACACGACGTCTGGGGCGTTCGTCGGTCGGAAGCGGGCGCGAGCGCGGTCGAGGCGGCCGGCCTCGTGCCGGTCCGAGCGGACGTCACGGATCCGGACTCGCTGTCGGCGCTCCCCGACGCCGACGCGGTCGTCTTCGCGGCCAGCTCCGGCGGACGCGACGCGGCGGCCGCACGAGCCGTCTACGTCGAGGGACTCGAGAACGTGATCGCCGAGTATGGATCCCGAGAGACCGTCCCTGACCGACTCGTCTACACCTCCTCGACCGGCGTCTACGGCGATCACGACGGCGACTGGGTGGACGAGACGACGCCGCTCGACCCGCAGACGGAGAAGACCAGCGTTCTGGCGGCAGCCGAACGCGTCGCGCTCGAGGCGAGCGCCGAGGCGGGAATCGACGGAACCGTGACCCGGTTTTCGGGGCTATACGGCCCGGACCGCTACCGGCTCGAGCGGTACCTCGAAGGGCCGGTGACCGAGGGGTACCTGAACATGGTGCACCGGGACGACGCCGCGGGGGCGATCCGCCACCTCCTCGAGACGGGTCGGGCCCGCGAGGAGGTCGTGCTCGTCACCGACGACGAGCCGGTCGCGAAACACGCCTTCGCCGACTGGCTGGCCGACGAGTGTGGCGTCGACCGGCCGCCGAAGCGCTTGAAAGCCGACCGGCTCTCGGATCCGGACCTCTCCGAACGTGCCGAACGGCGGATCCGGACGAGCAAGCGGTGCTCGAACGATCACCTCCAGGAGTTGGGGTACGAACTCGAGTACCCGACCTACCGGGAGGGCTACCGGGCGGCGATCGAGACATACCGGACGGGGAACTGA